One Mangifera indica cultivar Alphonso chromosome 4, CATAS_Mindica_2.1, whole genome shotgun sequence genomic region harbors:
- the LOC123214972 gene encoding phenylcoumaran benzylic ether reductase Pyrc5-like produces MATKSKILFIGGTGYIGKHIVEASAKAGHPTFVLVRESTLSNPAKSGIIDNFKALGVNFVIGELFNHESLVGAIKQVDVVISTVGHAQLRNQDKIIAAIKEAGNVKRFFPSEFGNDVYRVHGVEPAKTAFGAKVNIRLSVEKEGIPYTYVSSNFCSGFFLPTLAQPGATSPPRDKVVILGDGNPKAIFNMEDDIGTYIIRAVDDPRTLNKVLYLRPPGNIYSFNDLVSLWEKKIGKTLERVYVSEEQLLKNIQEAAAPLNMFLSICHSAFVKGYQTNFEIEPSVGVEATELYPDVKYTTVDEFLNQVA; encoded by the exons ATGGCAACAAAGAGCAAGATTCTGTTCATCGGAGGCACCGGATATATTGGAAAGCATATCGTCGAAGCGAGCGCAAAAGCCGGTCATCCGACTTTTGTACTCGTGAGGGAGTCCACTCTTTCTAACCCTGCCAAATCCGGCATCATCGACAATTTCAAGGCCCTCGGCGTCAATTTTGTTATT GGAGAATTATTTAATCACGAGAGTCTGGTGGGTGCGATTAAGCAAGTAGACGTTGTGATATCAACAGTGGGTCACGCTCAATTACGTAATCAAGATAAGATTATTGCTGCAATTAAAGAAGCTGGAAATGTCAAG AGATTCTTTCCTTCAGAATTTGGTAATGATGTTTATCGTGTCCATGGTGTCGAGCCAGCAAAAACAGCATTTGGGGCAAAGGTTAATATCCGCCTCTCTGTTGAGAAAGAAGGAATTCCATACACCTATGTGTCATCTAATTTCTGTTCTGGCTTTTTCCTTCCCACTTTGGCACAGCCTGGAGCCACATCTCCCCCAAGGGATAAAGTGGTCATCTTAGGAGATGGAAATCCAAAGG CAATTTTTAACATGGAAGATGATATTGGAACCTATATCATCAGAGCTGTGGATGATCCAAGAACCTTGAACAAGGTCCTTTACCTCAGACCTCCTGGCAACATTTACTCATTCAATGACCTTGTGTCTCTATGGGAGAAAAAGATTGGCAAAACCCTTGAGAGGGTCTATGTATCGGAGGAGCAACTTCTGAAAAACATTCAAG AAGCTGCAGCTCCTCTGAATATGTTCTTATCTATCTGCCACTCAGCCTTTGTAAAGGGATAccaaaccaactttgagattgAACCATCGGTCGGAGTTGAAGCCACAGAACTTTATCCTGATGTCAAGTACACCACCGTGGATGAGTTCCTCAATCAGGTTGCTTGA
- the LOC123212853 gene encoding probable pinoresinol-lariciresinol reductase 3 isoform X1 translates to MEKRSSVLIIGATGRLGYHLAKISIENCHPTFVLIRDSSSNDPDKQHKIQYLSSAGATLLKGSLEDEKSLFEAVKQVDVVICSIPSKHVLDQKLLIRLIKQAGCIKRFIPSEFGADPDRTQISGMDNNFYSRRSEIRRLIEAEGIPYTYICCNLFMTYLLPSLVQPGLKTPPRDKVIIFGDGNTKGVFVKDVDVAAFTISALDDPRTLNKVLHLRPLGNVCSMNELVETWESKIGKKLERFYVPGEALLKKIKETPYPDNMEMIFIYSVFVKGDHTYFDIESSGGVDGTQLYPHLKYTTVTEHLDTLL, encoded by the exons ATGGAGAAGAGGAGCAGCGTGTTGATAATTGGAGCAACCGGAAGATTGGGTTATCATTTGGCCAAAATTAGCATTGAAAATTGTCATCCCACTTTCGTTCTCATAAGAGATTCATCTTCCAATGACCCAGACAAACAACACAAGATTCAGTATCTCTCCAGTGCTGGTGCCACCCTCCTCAAG GGATCACTGGAAGATGAGAAGAGTCTTTTTGAAGCAGTGAAGCAAGTTGATGTGGTTATTTGCTCGATTCCATCTAAGCACGTTCTTGACCAGAAGCTTCTTATACGACTTATCAAACAAGCTGGCTGCATCAAG AGGTTTATTCCATCAGAATTTGGAGCAGATCCAGACCGAACTCAGATTTCTGGCATGGACAACAACTTCTATTCACGTCGATCTGAGATTCGACGTCTCATAGAAGCAGAAGGCATTCCCTACACTTATATCTGCTGCAATCTATTCATGACCTATTTACTTCCATCGCTTGTCCAGCCAGGCCTAAAGACTCCTCCAAGGGATAAGGTTATAATTTTTGGGGATGGAAACACAAAAG GTGTCTTTGTGAAGGATGTTGATGTTGCTGCTTTCACAATTAGTGCACTGGATGATCCACGTACATTGAATAAAGTGTTACATCTCAGGCCGCTGGGAAACGTTTGCTCTATGAATGAGCTGGTTGAGACTTGGGAGAGTAAGATTGGCAAGAAGCTTGAAAGATTTTATGTACCAGGAGAAGCACTTCTTAAGAAAATCAAAG AGACTCCTTATCCAGATAACATGGAGATGATTTTCATATATTCAGTCTTTGTGAAAGGAGATCACACATACTTTGATATTGAGTCTTCTGGGGGAGTGGATGGGACACAGCTGTATCCACACTTGAAGTACACCACAGTCACTGAGCATTTAGACACCCTATTGTGA
- the LOC123212853 gene encoding probable pinoresinol-lariciresinol reductase 3 isoform X2 — MEKRSSVLIIGATGRLGYHLAKISIENCHPTFVLIRDSSSNDPDKQHKIQYLSSAGATLLKGSLEDEKSLFEAVKQVDVVICSIPSKHVLDQKLLIRLIKQAGCIKRFIPSEFGADPDRTQISGMDNNFYSRRSEIRRLIEAEGIPYTYICCNLFMTYLLPSLVQPGLKTPPRDKVIIFGDGNTKGVFVKDVDVAAFTISALDDPRTLNKVLHLRPLGNVCSMNELVETWESKIGKKLERFYVPGEALLKKIKGTHDWCIFLFV, encoded by the exons ATGGAGAAGAGGAGCAGCGTGTTGATAATTGGAGCAACCGGAAGATTGGGTTATCATTTGGCCAAAATTAGCATTGAAAATTGTCATCCCACTTTCGTTCTCATAAGAGATTCATCTTCCAATGACCCAGACAAACAACACAAGATTCAGTATCTCTCCAGTGCTGGTGCCACCCTCCTCAAG GGATCACTGGAAGATGAGAAGAGTCTTTTTGAAGCAGTGAAGCAAGTTGATGTGGTTATTTGCTCGATTCCATCTAAGCACGTTCTTGACCAGAAGCTTCTTATACGACTTATCAAACAAGCTGGCTGCATCAAG AGGTTTATTCCATCAGAATTTGGAGCAGATCCAGACCGAACTCAGATTTCTGGCATGGACAACAACTTCTATTCACGTCGATCTGAGATTCGACGTCTCATAGAAGCAGAAGGCATTCCCTACACTTATATCTGCTGCAATCTATTCATGACCTATTTACTTCCATCGCTTGTCCAGCCAGGCCTAAAGACTCCTCCAAGGGATAAGGTTATAATTTTTGGGGATGGAAACACAAAAG GTGTCTTTGTGAAGGATGTTGATGTTGCTGCTTTCACAATTAGTGCACTGGATGATCCACGTACATTGAATAAAGTGTTACATCTCAGGCCGCTGGGAAACGTTTGCTCTATGAATGAGCTGGTTGAGACTTGGGAGAGTAAGATTGGCAAGAAGCTTGAAAGATTTTATGTACCAGGAGAAGCACTTCTTAAGAAAATCAAAG GAACCCATGATTGGTGTATATTCTTGTTTGTTTAA
- the LOC123212854 gene encoding syntaxin-112-like has protein sequence MNDLMTKSFLSYVELKKQAMKDQESEPDIEMGRQLDPTDEQSLSQFFEEVAAIKNEMEGITSLLLNLQDLNQETKSTHSAKILRGIRDRINADMITILRKAKSIKARLTLLDQSNIGNRNVSMAYKEGSPVDRTRISVTNGLRIKLRDMMHDFQSLREQIVIDHKEGLKRRYCCVTGEEPSEEVIQKMILGSGEDKVFEGKEDLVMENHERQEALKEIQRSLTELHQVFLDMAVLVEAQGEQINDIEETVARAGAYISGGTDGLHHADQMKKNRRNWASWLGAFVLVLFLVCLIATLAS, from the coding sequence ATGAATGATCTTATGACCAAATCATTCCTCAGTTACGTAGAACTTAAGAAACAAGCCATGAAAGACCAAGAATCCGAACCTGATATTGAAATGGGCCGCCAACTTGACCCTACTGATGAGCAGAGCCTGTCACAGTTCTTCGAAGAAGTAGCAGCAATCAAGAATGAGATGGAAGGGATCACCAGTCTCCTTCTTAACCTTCAAGACTTGAACCAAGAAACAAAATCCACTCACAGTGCGAAAATTCTCAGAGGAATTAGAGATAGAATCAACGCAGATATGATTACAATACTTCGAAAAGCCAAGAGTATAAAAGCAAGGCTGACATTGCTTGATCAGTCTAACATCGGAAATCGAAATGTATCAATGGCTTATAAAGAAGGGAGTCCAGTTGATAGAACTAGGATTTCTGTTACTAATGGCTTGCGAATTAAGTTGAGAGACATGATGCATGACTTTCAGTCTTTGAGAGAACAGATTGTGATAGACCATAAAGAGGGGCTCAAAAGGAGATACTGTTGTGTGACAGGAGAGGAGCCAAGTGAGGAAGTGATACAGAAGATGATTTTGGGTAGTGGGGAAGACAAAGTTTTTGAAGGCAAAGAAGATTTGGTGATGGAGAATCATGAAAGACAAGAGGCTTTGAAAGAGATACAGAGGAGCTTGACAGAGTTGCATCAAGTGTTTCTTGACATGGCTGTGTTGGTGGAGGCACAAGGGGAGCAAATTAATGATATTGAAGAGACTGTGGCTAGGGCTGGTGCTTATATTAGTGGTGGCACAGATGGTTTACACCATGCGgatcaaatgaagaaaaatagaaGGAATTGGGCTTCTTGGCTTGGTGCTTTTGTCCTGGTTTTATTTCTGGTGTGCCTTATTGCTACACTGGCTTCTTAA